The Acomys russatus chromosome 1, mAcoRus1.1, whole genome shotgun sequence genome has a window encoding:
- the Thumpd2 gene encoding THUMP domain-containing protein 2 — protein MAAAGDSPGSDPAGGARFFCTAGRGLEPFLMREVRARLEATQVEYISGKVFFTTCSDLTSMKKLKSAERLFLLIKKQLPIAVSSLHKGKILNEIQRLINDDPGSWLKGISLWKKLLECDTKREKVPQKDANPLKRKAGENEFITAKKLKVEEREVVDGSHVEGRQDGVPEGSPEQGAAVTRAAGLQNAKERTAGAQHEEDGMTFRVSCRCSGNIRKTLTGQEIGRVVGIALMRQFGWKADLRNPNLEIFMHLSDAYCVLGIPLLRVPLASRTYIQTAGLRSTIAWAMASIAEIKAGALVLDPMCGLATILVEAAEEWPSYRCHHKVSMLLFLTSHLGKNFS, from the exons ATGGCGGCGGCCGGGGACTCCCCAGGTTCTGACCCCGCTGGTGGCGCCCGGTTCTTCTGCACCGCGGGCCGCGGCCTAGAGCCGTTCCTGATGCGGGAGGTGCGCGCGCGCCTGGAGGCCACGCAG GTTGAATATATTTCAGGAAAAGTGTTTTTCACCACCTGTTCAGATTTGACCTCGATGAAGAAGTTAAAGTCAGCAGAAAGACTGTTTCTGTTGATTAAGAAGCAGCTTCCAATTGCAGTTTCCTCTCTGCACAAAG gaaaAATACTGAATGAAATCCAAAGACTTATAAATGATGATCCAGGAAGTTGGCTGAAGGGCATTTCACTTTGGAAGAAACTTCTTGAATGtgatacaaaaagagaaaaagttccTCAAAAGGATGCTAACCCACTAAAACGAAAAGCGGGAGAAAATGAATTTATCACTGCTAAGAAATTAaaagtagaggagagagaggtggttgATGGGAGTCACGTGGAAGGCCGGCAGGACGGAGTACCAGAAGGCTCTCCGGAGCAGGGGGCTGCTGTCACTAGAGCTGCTGGGCTCCAGAATGCCAAGGAGAGGACAGCTGGTGCTCAGCACGAGGAGGACGGCATGACTTTCAGGGTTTCCTGTCGCTGCAGTGGGAATATCAGAAAGACCCTTACTGGACAG GAGATAGGAAGAGTGGTTGGAATCGCTCTCATGAGGCAGTTCGGATGGAAGGCTGATCTGCGGAATCCAAATTTAGAG ATCTTCATGCATCTAAGCGATGCCTACTGTGTTCTGGGGATTCCCCTGCTCAG GGTTCCTTTAGCCAGCAGAACTTACATCCAGACGGCTGGGCTGCGGTCGACCATAGCATGGGCCATGGCATCTATTGCGGAAATTAAG GCTGGAGCGCTGGTTCTAGATCCAATGTGTGGCCTTGCGACCATACTTGTGGAAGCTGCCGAAGAGTGGCCA